The following proteins are co-located in the Solanum pennellii chromosome 8, SPENNV200 genome:
- the LOC114078331 gene encoding receptor-like protein 9DC3 has translation MDYKQLSVVLLLVFLCHELVFSSSILPHLCPKHQSTALLKFKQTFTIDTFDMCGLMLGQESYPKTSSWNLSGDCCLWDGVKCDEMSGHVIELDLGCSLLVGVIDSNSSLFPLSHLQRLNLSMNNFDGSQISPKFGMFSSMTHLDLSRSYFSGQIPSETSHLSKLHSLFLSTFYLDKLRLASHDFKSLLRNLTQLRELNLRFINISSTIPLIFSSHLTTLRLGWTGLYGIIPESIFHLPNLERLDLHHNDQLNGYFPKTKWNSSASLVELGLTDVNSSDTLPESLG, from the coding sequence ATGGACTACAAGCAACTCTCAGTTGTGCTTTTACTTGTCTTTCTCTGTCACGAACTTGTTTTCTCTTCTTCCATATTACCTCATTTGTGTCCCAAACATCAAAGTACTGCCCTTCTAAAATTCAAGCAGACGTTTACGATAGATACATTTGATATGTGTGGACTTATGCTTGGCCAAGAGTCTTATCCAAAGACGAGTTCATGGAACTTAAGTGGAGATTGTTGTTTATGGGATGGAGTGAAGTGTGACGAGATGAGTGGTCATGTCATTGAACTTGACCTCGGTTGCAGCCTACTTGTTGGGGTGATTGACTCCAATAGCAGCCTATTCCCACTCTCTCATCTCCAAAGACTCAACCTTTCTATGAATAACTTTGACGGTTCTCAAATCTCACCTAAATTTGGCATGTTTTCAAGCATGACTCATCTTGATCTTTCCCGCTCATATTTCTCAGGTCAAATTCCTTCTGAAACCTCTCATCTTTCAAAGTTACATTCTCTTTTTCTCTCCACTTTTTATCTCGATAAGCTAAGACTTGCAAGTCATGATTTTAAATCACTCCTTCGAAATTTGACTCAGTTAAGAGAGCTTAATCTTAGATTCATAAACATCTCTTCCACCATCCCTCtgattttttcttctcatttaacAACTTTGAGGTTGGGATGGACAGGATTGTACGGGATAATACCTGAGAGTATTTTTCACTTGCCCAACTTGGAAAGACTTGATTTACACCACAATGATCAGCTCAACGGTTACTTCCCAAAGACCAAATGGAATAGTAGTGCATCTCTCGTAGAGTTAGGTCTTACTGACGTGAATTCTTCTGATACTTTACCCGAGTCTCTTGGCTAA